The proteins below are encoded in one region of Acanthochromis polyacanthus isolate Apoly-LR-REF ecotype Palm Island chromosome 4, KAUST_Apoly_ChrSc, whole genome shotgun sequence:
- the pigx gene encoding phosphatidylinositol-glycan biosynthesis class X protein: MYFILLFVFSCLSTCHCLVEKDENQDHCDVLKQWLQSSSVSVELSKKGFHREVITTVELKSDVLSDVRVLLVHRWPRGVYIDPYQLASLSDQHDWKILLDSTIDLELPAHKASEFVTYVYPSHIGPTPRSLKVTIPVHGRYHEPSFVGETVTSVDIEAPELLLRTVKCTQLNTLQPHTVVDAPCTVSNSSTCQWVKIQHQQEFSPLSFQFPVGDASLLAPVCGGTLLVTMTCCAALSRYMWKHRII, translated from the exons atgtattttattttgctctttgtgttttcctgtttatCGACATGTCATTGTTTGGTTGAAAAAG ATGAGAATCAGGACCATTGTGATGTTCTGAAACAGTGGCTTCAGTCTTCATCAGTGTCAGTGGAGCTCAGCAAGAAGGGTTTTCACAG GGAGGTGATAACCACTGTGGAGCTCAAGTCTGATGTTCTGAGTGATGTTAGAGTTTTGTTGGTTCATCGATGGCCCAGAGGCGTCTACATTGATCCATATCAACTCGCATCACTGAGTGATCAACATGACTGGAAG ATTTTACTAGATTCAACCATAGACCTAGAGCTGCCTGCTCACAAGGCGTCAGAATTTGTCACCTATGTGTATCCCTCCCACATTGGACCAACTCCCAGATCACTGAAAGTCACAATTCCAGTACATGGGCGCTACCATGAGCCTTCTTTTGTTGGGGAAACAGTCACATCTGTTGACATAGAAGCTCCTGAGCTACTGCTGCGGACTGTGAAAT GTACGCAGCTCAACACCTTACAGCCTCATACTGTCGTGGACGCCCCGTGCACTGTCAGCAATTCAAGCACTTGTCAGTGGGTTAAAATCCAGCATCAGCAG GAGTTCAGCCCCTTGAGTTTCCAGTTTCCAGTCGGTGATGCGTCCTTGTTGGCGCCTGTATGTGGCGGAACTCTTCTGGTCACCATGACGTGCTGTGCGGCGCTGTCCAGATACATGTGGAAACATCGAATCATTTAG
- the cep19 gene encoding LOW QUALITY PROTEIN: centrosomal protein of 19 kDa (The sequence of the model RefSeq protein was modified relative to this genomic sequence to represent the inferred CDS: inserted 1 base in 1 codon) — protein MPFEAKRCGVQFKPPSIVVIYEDMETKKXRKRIIPVRNFSQYSDYSVAAERLKNHPRHRDYLETVSQKQLEKLHIILRDHMQGFTLEHSLTSFRLDPEENLNKLDDEKLARKKGQMDELFEKNRRHKDDPDFVYDLEVDFTKNTQEKCSWDEESDDGF, from the exons ATGCCATTCGAGGCAAAACGCTGTGGAGTGCAATTCAAACCTCCTTCCATAGTTGTAATTTATGAAGACATGGAGACCAAAA TGCGAAAAAGAATAATACCTGTACGAAACTTCTCCCAGTACTCTG ACTACAGTGTGGCAGCTGAAAGGCTCAAGAACCATCCTCGGCACAGGGACTACTTAGAGACCGTGTCTCAGAAGCAGCTGGAGAAGCTTCACATCATCCTACGGGACCACATGCAGGGCTTCACCCTGGAGCACAGCCTCACCTCGTTCCGCCTAGACCCCGAGGAAAACCTGAACAAACTGGACGATGAGAAGCTGGCACGCAAGAAGGGACAAATGGACGAACTGTTTGAGAAGAACCGGAGGCACAAAGACGACCCTGACTTTGTTTACGACTTGGAGGTCGATTTCACGAAGAATACCCAAGAAAAGTGCAGCTGGGATGAGGAGTCAGATGATGGATTTTGA